The following DNA comes from Quercus robur chromosome 1, dhQueRobu3.1, whole genome shotgun sequence.
tttaactgaaactgaaaaatttttgttgaaaaagtaTGCTTGTACcttgaaaacaaatttgaaaatgtgaaaatgcgggaaaaaatgaagttttaaaaagctgtatataaagctaaaaaaaaactaaaagttaaaagctgaGCTTTATAAGCTCATGCCAAACACACTCTAAATTCGCCTTTTCCTAACAATTCAATTTTCTGGGACAAGTATCATtggcaacatttttttttccctgatttTTACTATTCTTTGTTCATTGGACAAACTGTTGTTCACAGTTTCCCGTGTTTTATGTAACAGGTTAAAAGGCATAAAGAATACAGGCAGAAGATAATATTAAACTATCAGGTGTGTTTTGTGGTGACTTTTGCTTGGGGTATCTCCTCAAAACTAGTGCAATAATAttgtttatttactttttgTGGGATAAATCTATTAAATCATGATTAGACCCTTTGTGGGTGTCATAGAGGAAATGTGAATTGCATTTTGTTGATGCttatattttcaattgtttggAGTTTACTTTTTGCTTATGGCATAAATGCTAATCATCCTAATAACTTacagccccccccccccccccccccctgttttctctctctcatttgtttttttttttgcagccTCTCCATAGGGAGCTATATACTCATGAGGCAAACTTCTTTGTCCCCTCATTTCTTAAAGCAATCGCTGAAAATACAGAGGAGAGTTTTAGAAGTATAATGGTTGAGCCCTCTCCTGGAATTTATACATTTGAAATGCTTCAGCCACGCTTCTGTGAATTGTTGTTATCTGAGGTATCATCAGCCTTTCTTCATGTCTTCTGCATGaaagatttggatttttttctttcatatagtttttttattttatgttttcttatCAGGTTCTGATTGCTTAggtggaaaattttgaaagatgggtccatgagaaaaaattcagaATCATGCGACCTAACACAATGAACAGATATGGTGCTGTTCTTGATGACTTTGGATTTGAAACCATGCTTGAAAAGTTAATGGAGGGCTTTATATGTCCTATATCCAGAGGTATATGTTTCTATCTGTCATGAGATTCTTCCTGGAAACTTAGACATAGGATAGATGGATCAGCATTATGGTTTAGACTCATCTTTTTGTGGTTTGTATTTGTAGTTTTCTTTCCAGAAGTTGGTGGATCCACTCTGGATTCTCATCATGGTTTTGTTGTTGAATACGGAGTGAATAGAGATGTTGAGCTTGGTAGGTTCTTACCTTaaccttctttatttttcttaccaGTTTTTGTCAATTAAAATATTGTCCAACTTATTGCATGCACATCTTGTGTGATCTGATCTGAAAAAACTGTTACTATTAGTTCCATTCTCAAACGTGTTTAACCCATTTCTACTTCTATCTCTTAGCACTCCAATATGCAAGGTTTTATTGCTGTCCAGCATTTGGCCAATAATACCCGTTGGTTGGTGTTCACTATGTGCATGCTCCCCTTCTCACTTAAACCTCCCTATGTCTCATGTTCAATTAACCGTTGTTATCTAGctagggaggggggggggggggcatatACCTGTATTCCATCCTACATTATAATGAAGAGACTAATATATACCGAGTCTAACTCTTGAAGCCATTTTGAGAGTTCTTGATTGATCCCAAATTGATCAAAGGATTAATTTTGCTTCTGGAACATCTAActcctctttcttttatatttgacTTCATATAACTATCCCTCATTTTCTCCCACAGTTTTACTTTTAAGGTTTAGCACCATTAGATTTGccttctctctcaattttttagtTTGCTGCATTTCTTATGACTGATACAAAGTGTAAATTTATGGTTacttgtaataaatttttttcctttattaatttcttctatttcttgGTATTTGTGCCTCACTTTCTCAAACTCTGGTTATTTGGTTAGTAGCTTCATAagattttatgaaatttgggCTGCTTAATTTTATGTAGGTTTCCATGTGGATGACTCAGAAGTCACATTGAATGTTTGCTTGGGTAAGCAATTTTCTGGTGGAGATTTGTTCTTCCGTGGTGTTAGATGTGATGAACATGTACACTCAGAGTCCCAACCAGAGGTATAGTAACCTTAATATCGTTTCTTTGAGTCCAACGACGTCTGGAAGCAGTGCTTATCATTGATTCACTAACCAACCGgtcatattttaattaattcttCAACTTTAAAACTTGCATATTCTTtctaaaatcatatttaatcattataaaattcaaaagaaagttTTCAATTCTactgagtttcaaaacaggcccattaaattccaaaaaagaaaagaaatgaccCATTAAAGGTCATTGATGCTTCTactccttttttatatatttattttttacctgcACTTCAGGGCTAATAGTTTACTGTGGTAGGCATTAATGTGACTCACTAGCTGGTCCTTTACTACTCTTTATTCTATTCTAAATTAGGAGATTAATGAAGAGGAAAACAAACTAATAATTGATGAACAGTGGAATTTCCTGTTTCTTTCCATTATTAGTTATGCCCAACGTGgaaacttttgttatatttctTAATCTGGATATTTTGTTAGTTATTTTAGGTTatcatttcttatttttccgTAGTCTTACTTGTTGCTTTCCCCCTAAATGGTAATTTGTAGGAAATCATAGATTACTCCCATGTTCCTGGGCATGCTGTTCTTCATCGTGGTCGCCATCGGCATGGTGCTAGAGCCACAACATCTGGGCAGAGGGTCAACTTACTTT
Coding sequences within:
- the LOC126716713 gene encoding 2-oxoglutarate and iron-dependent oxygenase domain-containing protein CP2-like codes for the protein MEASVDRRKQPHAPTAGNGNANGVASAAEEEEGELEEEEEEEKLRLRLRANENHKPESYEDLQMQLEFSPLLFSSLEQYLPFNMLHVSRELKLQYMRHILLRYSPEGERARVKRHKEYRQKIILNYQPLHRELYTHEANFFVPSFLKAIAENTEESFRSIMVEPSPGIYTFEMLQPRFCELLLSEVENFERWVHEKKFRIMRPNTMNRYGAVLDDFGFETMLEKLMEGFICPISRVFFPEVGGSTLDSHHGFVVEYGVNRDVELGFHVDDSEVTLNVCLGKQFSGGDLFFRGVRCDEHVHSESQPEEIIDYSHVPGHAVLHRGRHRHGARATTSGQRVNLLLWCRSSVFRELKKYQKDFSKWCGECQREKKERQRLAVGATKLELFKRLQKPTS